CTCGACAGCGCGACCCTGCGCGCCCTGATCGAGCGCTATGCGCGTGATGCCGGGGTGCGCCGGCTGGAGAAACAGCTCGGCAAGATCGTGCGCAAGGTCGCGGTGCGGATGCTCGAAGGCGAGGAGACCCCGATCCGGGTGCGCGAGCAGGATCTCAAGGGCTATCTCGGAAGCCCCGTGTTCCGCGACGAGCGCAAGCTCTCGGGACCGGGCGTGGTCACGGGGCTGGCCTGGACCGCCATGGGCGGAGCGACGCTCTCGATCGAGGCGGCGCACACCCACAGCTTCACGCGCGGTTTCAAGCTCACCGGCCAGCTCGGCGACGTGATGAAGGAATCGGCCGAGATCGCCTACGGCTATGTCGTCAGCCACGCCCAGGACTTCGGGGTCGACCCCGCGTTCTTCGAGAAGTCCTTCATCCATGTTCATGTCCCGGCCGGTGCCACGCCCAAGGACGGCCCCTCGGCCGGCATCACCCTGGCCTCGGCACTGCTGTCGCTGGCGCGCAACCAGCCGGTGCGGCGCATCGCCATGACCGGCGAGATCACTCTCACCGGCGAGGTGTTCCCGGTCGGCGGCATCCGCGAAAAGCTCATCGCCGCCCGTCGTGCCGGGATCAAGGAGATCATCCTGCCCGCCGACAATCAGGGCGACTTCGAGGAAGTCCCCGAGCATGTGCGCAAGGGGCTGGAGGTCCATTTCGCCTCGCGCTTCGAGGACGTGCTGCCCTGGCTGTTCAAACGCTGAGACGGGCCGGCTGAACCGCGACGCCGCACCGGCTCAAGGAATCGCACGGCACGCCGATACACTCGCCATGTAGGCGGGTGCGGGTGTCGGCGATAGGGCCGACCCGACCCCAGGTCAAATCATCGGCATCTTGCCTGGAGTCAGCGGTGAACAAGAGACTGGAACGCGCCGCCCCCACGGCGGCGGGCACGAGGGCCGTGGTCGAGCCGATCGCGGCCCACTGGCAGGACGAGCGGTTGTGGCTGGAACTCGTCTCGGACCCCAAGACCCGTCACTGGACGGTGTGTGTGCGCGATGAGTTCGGGCATCGGGTGCAGCGTCATCTCGGGTTGGATCGGGCACTGGACATGCTGGCCTGTGGCGTGCGCGGTTGTGCCCGGCCCTTCGGCTGGAGGGGGGCCTGAATGTCGGTCGAGACGCCGGTTTTACGTCGGCAGCCGGGCTTGAGCGTCAGTGAGCCGTCGTTTCAGGTCCGGATCGGGTGCCATTCCGCTCAAATACAGCCTGGGAGTCAGTTGGCACATATTTCGCCTCGCCTGGAACATGGCTCATCTTTCCGGGGGCGTCATGTGTCACCGAATCCGCAAACCGATCCGTCGCGACTGGCGCTCGTTCCCACGGCGGGGCCCAGCCGCCGTCAGCCGCCCGAGACGATCGACACCATCCGTTTTTTGCAAGCCGTTACCGCCTCGCTGGATCTGGAGGAAGTGCTCGGGGCGCTCAACGAGTTCCTGCATCAGGCGTTCGAGCATGGCGGCTGGGAGTATCATGGCCCGGGCGACGACTGCCGTCTGACGGGTGGCCAGTCCGATCGCCACCGGCTCGAATACAGCCTGACCCTCAACGGACAGGCGCTGGGTGCACTCAGACTCATGCGCGGTCGGCGCTTCTCCGAGGACGATCAGCAGCGCATCGAGGGGCTGCTGGCACTCGCCGCGCCCGCCATCCAGAACGCCCTGCGTTTCTCGCACGTCAACCGGCAACTGGAGCGCGACCCCCTGACCGGACTCGGTAATCGCCGCGCCCTGTCGGTCCAGGGCGAGCAATGGCTGGCCGACAGCGTGCGTCATCACCATCCGCTCTCGATGCTGGCTCTGGATCTGGACCGCTTCAAGGCCGTCAACGACACTTACGGCCATCCAGTCGGCGACCGCGTGCTGTGCCGGGTCGCCGAGACGCTGATGGCCGTGACGCGCACGGCCGATCTCTGCGTGCGTCTGGGAGGCGACGAATTCGTCGTGCTCTTGCCCGAGACCGGCCTGAGGGCCGCCCTGGACTGTGCCGAGCGCATCCGTAGCGCACTGGCACAACACTGCATCACAACCGAATCCGGTTCGTGCATCGCAATCAGCGTGAGCATCGGTGTCGCGACCCTGCAACCCGACATGAGCCTCGATCAGCTCTACCACCAAGCCGATGCCGCGCTCTATGCGGCCAAGCAGGCGCGCGACGCCGATCCATCGCCCCCCGTCCAGCCAAACATCGAAGCCCTGCGATAAGCGCTTGCGGGCGCAAGGAGTGATGGGATCGACACCGCTCGACGACGACTTCGTTTAGACTGTCCCGCCATGTTCGCCTCATCATCCCTCCACACAAGCCTCGGGACAGCAAGTAGTATGTTGAAGAACACTCGATTGAGCGTGAAGCTGGCCGCCAGTTTCTTGGCGATGGCGGTGATCCTATTGATCCTTGGTGTCCTGGGCATCAGGGGTGAGCTGAGTATGCGTGATCATCTCGTCGCGATGAGCCAGGAGAGCCTGCCGGCGATCGTGCAGCTCAATCGGCTCAACTACGAGCGCGCTCAGATCCGCAGTCAGACTTATGAGACTAAGGGACTGACGACCTGGGGACCGCGCACACGAGAACTGCTCGAACAGGTTCTGCGCCAGCGTGTCGCCTCCTGGACCATCGTCGAGGACGCGCTCGCCCGACTCGAGACGCTCCCGCAGTCCGTCAGTGAGCAGGCCGTCTTCTCAGCCCTCAAGACCGATTACGCGAGTTGGCGCGAGCATTACGCCGAACTCGATCGCCTGACGCGCGGGATGCTCGACGCTCAGGATCAGGACACCTATTCCGCTCTGCTTGCACAATTTGCACAACGGGTCGACGAGAGCTTCCTGGTCTCCGACCGGGTCGGCGTACTCATCGAGTCCCTGGTCGCACTCAGAAACACGTCATCCGGCGACAGGCTGACGCAGGCGCTCAAGGAGGGTGATGTCATGGTCATGCTCTATGGCATCGGCATGGCCATGGGCCTGGCGCTGGCGGCCATCCTTGGTTTCCTCATCACCCACAGCACACTGCGCCAGTTGGGCGGCGAGCCGGCACGGGTGGTGGCCATCGTCAACCAGCTCGCCGAGGGCGATCTGACGACCCGTATCCAGCTGCGTCCCGGAGACGAGACCAGCCTCATGGCGTCCATGGCGCGCATGGTCGAGAGCATGCGTCGCGTCCTGCGGGACGTCTCCAATGCCAGTTCGCAGGTGTCCGCTGCGGCCGTCGAACTTTCGGCCACCAGCGAGGAGACCAACCAGCAGGTGCGCGTCGAGCAGTCCGAGACCGATCAGGTCGCCACCGCCATGAACGAGATGACGGCCACGGTCGAAGAGGTCGCGCGCCACGCCGCCGCCGCCGCGCGCGCCGCGCAGGACACCGATCGCGAGACCGAGGCCGGCGGCCAGGTGGTGGCGCAGACGATCTCGGCGATCGACCTGCTGGCGCAGGAGGTCGAGTCGGCCAGTCAGGTGATCGCGCGGCTCTCCGAGGACAGCACCGAGATTGGCGCCGTGCTGGACGTGATCCGGGGTGTGGCCGAGCAGACCAATCTGCTGGCACTCAATGCCGCGATCGAAGCGGCGCGTGCCGGCGAGCAGGGACGCGGCTTCGCCGTGGTGGCCGCCGAGGTGCGGACTCTGGCCAGCCGGACCCAGTCCTCGATCCAGGACATCCAGGAGAAGATCGAGCGGGTGCAGAACGGCTCGGCGGGTGCGGTCGCGGTGATGGCCAAGGGCCAGGCGATGGCGCGCGAGAGCGTGGCCCAGGCTCAGCGTGCCGGCGAATCGCTCCAGGCCATCAGCGCCGCCATCACCAGCATCAACGACATGAACCGCCAGATCGCCAGCGCCGCGGAGGAACAGACAGCGGTGGCCGAGGAGATCAACCGCAACATCCACACCATTTCCACGACGGTCGATCAGACCGCCGCCGGCGCGGCCCACATCGCCAGTGCCAGCGATGAGCTGGCGCGGCTGGCCAGTATGCTCCAGGAGCGGGTCGCGCGGTTCAGGCTCTGAGGCTGGAGAATCCCGTCACTCCAGCGGATCGTCACCGTGCCGGACGAACCGCTGGATCAGTTCCTCCAGAATCGTCGGATTGAGCGGCTTGACGATATGCGCGTCGAGACCGAACTCCAGACAACGCTCGCGCTCGCTGTCCAGCCCCAGCGTACTCAGGCCGATGATGGGTGTGCGTCTCGCGCCCGGTTCCTCCAGGCGGCGCATGGCGCGCGCGACCTCGATCCCGTCGACGTCCGGCAGGTAGAGATCCAGGAAGACCAGATCATAGGCCTCGGATCGGAACTGCTCGATGGCCAGTCCGCCGCTGTTGACGATCAGCGTCTCGTGCCCCCACTCCTGGAGCAGGGTGCTGGCGAGCTTCTGGTGCAGCAGACCGCTCTCGACGAGCAGGATGCGCAGACGCTGGCGGTACTCGACCAGCGTGTGCCGCGTGAGCAGTGGACGTGCCTGTCGGGACGCATCCAGGGGCATGAGCAGTCGTGTGAGCAGTTCGCGCAACTCGCGTGGCGAGGCCGGTTTGGTGAGGAAGGCGTCGATCCCGACCTCTCGGCAACGCTGAGCGTCGCCGCGCTGTCCGATCGAGGCCAGCATCAGGAGTGCCGACCGTTCGGTCGGGCGTTCTGCCCTCAGACGGGCCGCCAACTCGAATCCGTCGAATTCAGGGAGCGTGGAATCGAAGACATAGACATCGAACCCCTGGCCCTGTGCCAGATCCAGGGCCTGACGCCCTGTGCTCGCCTCCTGGACCTCGAATCCCCAGTGTTTGAACCAATAGGCCAGTGTGCGGCGTGCGATGGTCTGGTCGTCGACGAGGAGCGCGCGTCGGCCCGGCCAGCTCGCCAGTGGTCGTGGAGCGGCTTCGCTGGAGTCTAGGCGGATGAGCGGAAGCATGAGATGCAGGCTTCCGGAGTCCTGGGTCTCGATCCACATCCGGCCGCCCAGGCGCTCGACCAGGCGTGCGCAGGTGGTCAGACGCAATCCGCTGTGGCTGAAGGCCGGTGCCTGTACCGCCTCGGTCGTCGCGGCAGGATCGATCAGACGTTGGAGTTCGGTGAGCGGACGTCTGAAGCCCAGGATCGAGAACTGGATCCAGTCCAGCGACGGATCCTCGCTGGTGAGTCGCCGTGCTTGAACACGGAGCTTGTCGTCTTGACCGAAGACGAGCGCGGCATTCCAGAGCGTGGTCAGCACCTGGCGGATGCGACCCGGATCGCCCTGGCTGTGGGTCGGCAGGGCGTCGAGTCGTTCGTAGTGGATCTCGTGTCCCTGGCGTCCCGCGTTGGTCGTGAGCGCATCGATCAGATCGGCGACCAGCACCGATGGGTTGAAAGGAATCTGCTCGATGGTCATTTGACCGGTCTCGATACGCGCGAAATCGAGCAGTTCGTCGATCTGGCCGAGCAAGCGGGCGGTCGCTGAACGAATGAGATCGAGATAATGACGCTGGGTCTGTTCGAGTGACGTATGGAGCGTCAACTCGCTGAGTTCGAGGATGTCTTTGACCGGAACGCGGATCTCATGGCCGATGTCGGCGAGACGCTGGTTTCTGGCGCGATACGCTGATTCGATTCCGTGCTTGAGTTCGGTGCGGCGGCGTGCGCCGCGCGCGGCCTGGGCCAGCATCATGGCCACCAGGGCCAGTCCCTGCTGGAGGTCGGATGTCGGCTCACCAGCTGTCGCCGGACGGACGAGGATCAGGAGACCGAATCCGGGGAGCCGCGCGGCCAGCACATGGCCCATCTCGCCCGCATTCAGGATCGGGAGTCCCAGGGGGCGCTCGGCCAGAGCCGTTTCCAGCGAGCTTGGCGACCAGTCGTCCCAGAAGGCGCCATAGAGCGGGTTGCGTGGCAGGGCTTCCGGATGCAGGCAGACGAGAGGGGGCTGTTCCGGTGGGGTGGAGACCGGAGACTCCAGCACAGCGGCTCCGCTCGCATCGAGCAGGCGCACCATCTCGGCCAGAAAACGCTGGAGCATCGGCTCCAGTTCCAGTGAGTCATCGATCGCCCGCGACAACTCGCCGAGCAGCTCGTAGGCATTGGAGGGGGTCATGATCGTCGATGGTCCGAGCGGGCGTTGCGCGATGTTCGGGTGACTCCGGGGGCCGTGGAGCGCCCCCGTCGAACCCATTCAACGAGTCACTATAGTCAAGTCGCCCCGCTTCGTCATCCTGGGACGATGGTGTTGGCGGTCCCTCGCCGTCGGATTCAGTCGGCGTCCGTGTCTGATGCCGGGCCGGGGGGCGTGCTGCCCGGAGCCGGTGTCTCGTCCGTCACAGGCGAGTCAGGCGCGGAGGATTCCGGTTGCGCGTCGGTGCCTGTCGTCGGCTCGGGCTGGACGATGAGCGTGGATCGATCCAGGTCGACCCATTCCATCAGATCGTATTTCGACAGCCTGAAGGCTTGGGGGCGCTTGGCGTCCTTGAGCACAGAGTCCTCGCTCCCGGCGAGTCCGGCGATCCGGTAGGTGCGCGATTCACCCTCGCTGAGTTCGATCTTCAACTCAAGCACAGGCTTTGACGCGTCCTCGGCTGGGGCCTCTGTCGCGGCGAAGACATCGCGATAGCTGAGGTTGGCCAGGGTACGCACCAGCTCGCGTGCCTTGTCCTGTTCCAGAGGCTCGTTCTCACCTGCATTGGCCAAACGCCAGCCCTCACCGTCCTTCTCCAGGCGCCAGTCGGCGCCTTCGATGGCGGTGATCTGTGTCTGATCGAGGCGCAGCTGCCCCTGGTCGAGCCAGTCGACACGGCGGTTGGAGACGTCCGCGATCGCCAGATCCAGCTCGTAGACGGCAGAGTCGTCCGCCGGACGGCCGAACAGACGCTTGAAGCGCGGTGTTTCACCCAGGATCAGGGTCGCGATCGGTCCCTGTGCGCCTTCGAGCGTCAGGCGTCTGTTGAAGCCGGTGTCGGCGACCTTGAAGCGTTCGCGCGCCTCGGCGCTGGTGGCCACGGGCAGCGGGCGTTTGAGCGCGGCCAGCGTGGTCAGGAGCTGATCGGCCTTGAAGCCGGCGGCGGGGAAGTCGCCCAGTTCGCCGATCACCCAGGCGCCGCCGTCGCGCCGTTCGAGGCGCACCGGATCGGCGCCGTCCGTGCCTTCGATGCGGATCGCCGTCACCTGCGCCGGCTCGAAGTCGATCAGCGGCGTTTGCGGCGCGAAGGCGCGCGTGCTCGGGGCGCTCAGGCTCTGGCCGAGCGCGATCAGCAGTTGCAGGGCGAGCAGTCCGGCCAGCCCCATGACCAGGGGCGCGCGCAGATCCGGACGCCAGCCGAGATCGGCCTTGGGCATCGGAGTCTTGGTGTCAGCGGCGGTCGGCCCGCTCGCCGATTTCGAGAGGGATGTCGTATTGGTCGCTGTCATGACTCACTGACCTCCTTGACCCAGGATGGCGGCATGGTAGCGGGCGCGACGGGCGCGGGCGCGACGATGCAGCGCGTAGACGAGCGCCAGTCCGCCGAGTGCCAGCAGATAGTTGAGCGACTCCCAGAAGAGGCGCGCCTCGCGGCCGATCGGATCGAGCAGACGCCCGAACTGCCCCTGACCGCGTAGCGACAGCAGTCCACGGTCCTCCAGCGACCAGTCGATGGCGTTCTGGACCAGTTCGAGCGGCTTGAGATAACGGCTCTGGGTGGCCTCGTTGGCAAGACTGATGGCGGTGTCGCCGAGGAAGCTGGACGAGCCGATCAGGATCAGCCGCGCCGACTCGGGCGAGCTGTCGATGACGCTCGAGATCACTGGCGGCCTGGAGGCTTGCGGACTTTCGGCGTCCTCGTTTTCGTCGCTGTCGGATTCCGGCCTGGTCTCGTCTGTGGCGAGCAAGGGCGAAGGCTGACCGGCGAACGGCGAATCGAACCGTCCTTCGACAGCCACGGCCAGCAGCTTGCGTCCGCGATCCTCGCCCTTGGGGAAGCCGAGCGCACCATGGGCCTCGAAATCGGGCTGCATGTTCTCCGAGTCACTGCTCCAGGCCGCCTCCGAACTCTGGATCAGGCGCGTGACCCGGCGGGCCGCGTTCTTCGTCGCATTGAGCGTGATCGGCGAGGACCAGTTGAGCGTGATCTGGCCCAGACCGGCCGTGATCGGGCTGTCCTCGGCCAGCCCCTCGCCCCGGATGTCGGGGAAGTAGGGATAGTCGAGCGTCTGGATCTCCTGGACCGTGAAGCCGCCCAGATCGCGCTGGACCGGGATCGGGAAGGGTGTGTTGCGCGGGTCGAGCACCAGGCTGGATTCGAGCGTCAGGCCGTGATGCGCGAGCCAGTCGCCCAGCCCGGTGTCGATCTTGCGCGCGCCGATGGCGCCGCCGGTCAGATCCAGATTGAAGCTGGACGCGGCCAGGATCACGGTCCCGCCCTGCATCAGGAACTGATCGATGGCGAAGCGCTGTTTCTCGTCCAGCGACTCGGGACCGACGACCAGCAGCAGATCGGCGTCCTCCGGCGCCTGGCCCGAGGTGAGGTCGGTCTCGCGCAGGTTGAAGCTGTCCTGGAGCGTCTGACGCAGCAGGCTGTAGTCGTCGCCCGTCGAGCCGCCCATGCCGAAGGGGTTGGGCTTGGGGGCGGGCGCGAAGAGCGCGACGGTACGCAGCACGCCGGGCGCGAAACGCTTGATCGCCGACTCGATCGAGCGGCTCAGCCCGCTGCGGTCGAGCGATTCGGGCAGCGGCACCGGGACGCTCCGGGCGCCGTCCTCCAGCACCAGATAGAAATAGAAGGGCGTGGGATCGAGCAGGCTGACCACCAGCGGCTCGAAGCCATACTGCGCCTGGATCGTCTCCGCCAGGGTGCCGTCGCCGGCCGTCGGGTCTTGAATCTCGACGCTGAAACGGCCGTTCGACTGTGATTGCAACTCACCCAGGATCGACTCCAGATCGGCGCGCAAACCGGGCAGCGGCTCGGGCAGCGTGTCCGGCGCCGAGACGAAGGCCTTGAGCGTCAGCGGCTTGGACAGGTTGGCGAACAGATCGCCGCCGCCCTGATAGCCTTGGAGCACCTTGCGGATGGTGCGCGTCAGGTCGTACTCGGGATGGCGCAGACGCACGTCGAGATCCGTCTCGCTGCGCACCTTGACGTCGATCAGATCCTGGAAGCTCAGGGTCTCGTACTGATCGCCGTACTTGATCAGGATGTCGAAATAGGAGTTGACCACGGCGGCCTGATACTTGGTCGCGGTCTGGAAGGCGACCGGACGGATGCCGTACTGCTCGCCGGCCTCGCGCTCCAGCTCGGGCGAGTGTTGTGGATCGACGATTTCGACCCGCACCCTGTCGCCGCCGGCGATCTGATATTCCTCCAGCAGGTCGCGCAGTTGCGGCACCAGCGGCGCGAGTAGCGGATGGGTCTGGGCGCTGAAATAGCCCCGGATCAGCAACGGTTCCTGAAGCTGATCCAGATAGCTCCGGGTCGCCTCGGAGAGGCTGTAGAGCCGGCCCTCGGTCAGATCGGCGCGCGCGCCGGTCACGCCCTGCATCCAGAGATTGGCCGCGATCAGGTTGGCCACCGCCAGCCCCGTGACCAGGGTCCAGCGCCTGTGATGACGCGGATTGGCCTCCGGTTCGGCCCAGCGCAGACGTTCCAGACTGTGGATGGTGAGCGCCAGGAACACGCCGGTCAGGCTCAGATAGTAATAGAGATCGCGCACATCGATCACACCGCGCGTGATCGACTCGAAGCGCGCCCCGCTACCGATCAGGCGCAGGATCTCACCGCCGCCGTGCCCGACCAGACTGGTGAGCGCCGGCGAGCCGATGACATAGAAGGCGGCGCTGACCAGGGTCGCGCCGATCAGGGCCACGATCGGATTGTCCGTGCGCGCCGAGACGAACAGCCCGATGGCGACATAGGCCGAGGCCAGCAGCAGCGCCGCCAGATAGGCGCCGATGACCGGACCCCAGTCGAGCGGTCCGAGCAGCGAGACGGTGATCGGTAGCGGCAGGGTCAGCGCCAGCGCCACGGCGACCAGCCCGAGCGCGGCCAGAAACTTGCCGAGCACCAGCCTGGGCGTGGCCACCGGCAGGGTCAGCAGGTTTTCGAGCGTCCCGGCGCGCCGCTCCTCGCTCCACATGCGCATGGTGAGCGCGGCGCACAGAAAGATCAGCAGGATCGGCATCCACTCGAACAGCGGGCGCGCATCGGCGATGTTGCGGGCGAAGAAGGCATCCACCCAGAAGAAGACGAACAGCGACACCGCCAGAAAGGTGCCGATGAAGATATAGGCCACCGGCGAGCCGAAGAAGGCCGCCAGCTCGCGGCGGGCCACGCGGACGATCTCAGCCATGGGTCGCCTCCATCCGTTCCAGGGTCACAGCGCCGAACAGCGCCTCCAGGTCTTGGCGCTCGGTCTCCAGTCCATGCAGCGACCAGCCCCGCTCGCAGAGGACGCGGGCGACGCTGGGTGCGGCGGCTTGGGCGTCTTCAGTCTCCAGGGCGAAGCGTCGGCGCGTGCCGTCGACGTCCAGCGTGACGACCGAGCCGATGCCGTCCAGCGCCGACAGCACCGGCAGCGCTTCGCTCGGGGCGCGGTCCAACGTCACCACCAGACGCGGTCGGCGCCCGATGGCGTCGAGCCGGCTGTCGAGCGCCAGCTGACCACCGCGCATGATGAGCACCCGCCCACACACCGCCTCGACCTCCTGCAGGATGTGGGTCGAGATGATGAGCGTGGCCTCGCGCGCCAGCTCGCGCACCAGGGCGCGCATGTGCTGGATCTGCGCCGGGTCGAGTCCGTTGGTCGGCTCGTCGAGGATGAGGATGCGCGGCTCGTGCAGGATCGCCTGGGCCACGCCGACGCGCTGACGGTAGCCGCGCGACAGGGTGCCGATGGCGGCGGTGGCTTTCGGGCCGAGTTCGGTGCGCTCGACGGCGCGGCGGATCGCCGCCGGGCGTTGCGCAGGCGCCAGCCCCAGCAGCGAGGCCTGATAGTCCAGTGAGTCGAGCACCGTCATCTCGGGATAGAGCGGACAGTTCTCGGGCAGATAGCCGATGCGGCGTTGTGCCTCGCGGCGTTGTTCGGCGATGTCCAGTCCGTCGATCGTGATCGTTCCGGCGCTCGGTTCGAGATAGCCGGTCAGCATCTTCATGATGGTGGTCTTGCCCGCGCCATTGTGGCCGAGCAGACCCACGATCTCACCTGTGTCGATGCTGAACGAGACGTCCTGGACCGCCTTGAGTGCGCCATAGTGGCGACTGAGGTGGCGAACCTCGATCATTGAGTCTCTCCTGTCTCGATTGCTCGCGGTGTCTTGGAGGGTGGGGCGCGGCGGCCCCATACGGGCGCGGATTTCAACCAAGCCGGTCGTGGTGCGCAAGTGGGCGCTGGTACAGGAATGGGCGCAGCACCTGTAAGCTTGGCAAAAAAACCAACTCAATCAGAATGTTGAGCGATATAAATCAAAGCTGGACGCTCGGTTAAACTTTGTTAAGGCCGGCCTGACGGAGGCTGTGCTTTCGATCTCAGTCGTCCGCCCAACAGAAACGCCCCCGCCCAGCCTCCTTGGCGCGATACATGGCCATGTCGGCTGCCGTCAGCAGGGCATCCAGGGTCCGCTCGCCGTGATCGAGCACGAGACCGAGCGAGGTGCCCAGACGGCAGTCCTGGTCCTGAACCCGAACCGGCCGCTCGAAGACACCCAGGCATTTGCGTGCCACCAGTTCGGCGACCTCGCGGGCCTCATCCGGGTCGAGATCCGCCAGCAGGATGACGAACTCGTCACCGCCGATGCGTGCCAGCGTGTCCTCGCCACGGATCACTCCGCTCAAGCGCTTGGCGGTCTCGCACAGGGCGGCGTCACCGGCTCCATGCCCGAGACGGTCGTTGATGGCCTTGAATCCATCCAGGTCGAGATAGAGGATCGCCAAGCCGTACCCATGGCGCTGTGCACGCGACTGTGCATGCTGGACATGGGTCGCCAGCAACTGGCGATTGGGCAGCCCGGTCAGGCCGTCGTGCCGGGCCAGATACTCCATCTCGGCACGGCTCTCCAGCAGTTTCTCCAGGACGCGATTGAAGGCGGCGGTCAAATGACCGACCTCGTCGTCGCGTGCCACGGGCAGAGGAGCGAGCGGGATCTCGCCGCGCGTCATGCATTCGGCGTGATGTGCCGCCTCGCGCAGCGGACGCAACTGGTGGCGCAGTCCGATCACCATGACGAGCAGGAACACGCATGCCAGGATGGCGCCGATCGTCAGCATGAAGTCGCTCAGACGCTCGATCGGTGCGAACAGCTCACGGGTGGGGATGCGTGCCACCAGGAACCAGCCGCTCGTAGACACCGAAGCGATGGCGGCCAGCTCCTCGATACCGCCGGCGTTGACGTCGATGCCCACGCCACGAAAGCCCTGCATCGCCATGTCGTGCTGACGATGCAGGCCCTCCTGGGGTGTCGGCGTCAGCGTGATGTCCCGAAACGAGGCGCCGATGAACAGCCGGTCGCGCGGTGAGGTCAGGATGAATCCTCCGGAGACGCCGACCCGGGTTTCATAGAGCGCCTGGAGGAAATTGGGCGATTTCAGTCCCGAGACCCCGACCAGCACGGCCCGCACCGGCCCATCGGCGTCGCGCAGGGGCACGGCCATCGGCAGGACCGGCGCCTTGGATGCCGAACTGAACAGAGGGCGGCCGATCGCGAACTCGCCCTGGATCGCCTGACGGAAGTAGTCGCTGTCTCCGAGCGACAGGGCGTCGCGGCCTGGCACGGACGGATGGTCGGCTATCACCCGGCCAGACTCGTCGAGCACCACCAGCCCCTCCGAGAACAAGGGATTGACGGCCTGATGTTCCGCCAGCCTGTCGCGCAGGGCGGTTCCATCCTCCAGAAGCGCCGGCGGCAGATGCCCGGCGACGTGCCGGAGCAGTTCGCGACGATTCAGGATGTCGCGGTCGATCTGAGCGGCGACATAGTTGGCCAGCGTCAGCAGTTGGTTCGAGGTCAGCTCGGTGAGATCCTGGCGCAGATGGCGGTCGAGCAGTCCGAACAGGATGAACGCATTGAGCAGGATGATGGCCATGCCCAGCAGGATCAGGCGCTGGGCCATGCTCTTCGGATTGATGAGGCGTGGCATGCGTTTGGATCGGTGCTCCGATAGGGGGCGGCGGCGACGCGCGGTTTCGCCGCGCCCCGAACAGCGTGGCGCGCTACTCAGAGT
The sequence above is drawn from the Allochromatium vinosum DSM 180 genome and encodes:
- a CDS encoding GGDEF domain-containing protein; this encodes MQAVTASLDLEEVLGALNEFLHQAFEHGGWEYHGPGDDCRLTGGQSDRHRLEYSLTLNGQALGALRLMRGRRFSEDDQQRIEGLLALAAPAIQNALRFSHVNRQLERDPLTGLGNRRALSVQGEQWLADSVRHHHPLSMLALDLDRFKAVNDTYGHPVGDRVLCRVAETLMAVTRTADLCVRLGGDEFVVLLPETGLRAALDCAERIRSALAQHCITTESGSCIAISVSIGVATLQPDMSLDQLYHQADAALYAAKQARDADPSPPVQPNIEALR
- a CDS encoding methyl-accepting chemotaxis protein, which produces MLKNTRLSVKLAASFLAMAVILLILGVLGIRGELSMRDHLVAMSQESLPAIVQLNRLNYERAQIRSQTYETKGLTTWGPRTRELLEQVLRQRVASWTIVEDALARLETLPQSVSEQAVFSALKTDYASWREHYAELDRLTRGMLDAQDQDTYSALLAQFAQRVDESFLVSDRVGVLIESLVALRNTSSGDRLTQALKEGDVMVMLYGIGMAMGLALAAILGFLITHSTLRQLGGEPARVVAIVNQLAEGDLTTRIQLRPGDETSLMASMARMVESMRRVLRDVSNASSQVSAAAVELSATSEETNQQVRVEQSETDQVATAMNEMTATVEEVARHAAAAARAAQDTDRETEAGGQVVAQTISAIDLLAQEVESASQVIARLSEDSTEIGAVLDVIRGVAEQTNLLALNAAIEAARAGEQGRGFAVVAAEVRTLASRTQSSIQDIQEKIERVQNGSAGAVAVMAKGQAMARESVAQAQRAGESLQAISAAITSINDMNRQIASAAEEQTAVAEEINRNIHTISTTVDQTAAGAAHIASASDELARLASMLQERVARFRL
- a CDS encoding response regulator translates to MTPSNAYELLGELSRAIDDSLELEPMLQRFLAEMVRLLDASGAAVLESPVSTPPEQPPLVCLHPEALPRNPLYGAFWDDWSPSSLETALAERPLGLPILNAGEMGHVLAARLPGFGLLILVRPATAGEPTSDLQQGLALVAMMLAQAARGARRRTELKHGIESAYRARNQRLADIGHEIRVPVKDILELSELTLHTSLEQTQRHYLDLIRSATARLLGQIDELLDFARIETGQMTIEQIPFNPSVLVADLIDALTTNAGRQGHEIHYERLDALPTHSQGDPGRIRQVLTTLWNAALVFGQDDKLRVQARRLTSEDPSLDWIQFSILGFRRPLTELQRLIDPAATTEAVQAPAFSHSGLRLTTCARLVERLGGRMWIETQDSGSLHLMLPLIRLDSSEAAPRPLASWPGRRALLVDDQTIARRTLAYWFKHWGFEVQEASTGRQALDLAQGQGFDVYVFDSTLPEFDGFELAARLRAERPTERSALLMLASIGQRGDAQRCREVGIDAFLTKPASPRELRELLTRLLMPLDASRQARPLLTRHTLVEYRQRLRILLVESGLLHQKLASTLLQEWGHETLIVNSGGLAIEQFRSEAYDLVFLDLYLPDVDGIEVARAMRRLEEPGARRTPIIGLSTLGLDSERERCLEFGLDAHIVKPLNPTILEELIQRFVRHGDDPLE
- a CDS encoding DUF4340 domain-containing protein, which codes for MTATNTTSLSKSASGPTAADTKTPMPKADLGWRPDLRAPLVMGLAGLLALQLLIALGQSLSAPSTRAFAPQTPLIDFEPAQVTAIRIEGTDGADPVRLERRDGGAWVIGELGDFPAAGFKADQLLTTLAALKRPLPVATSAEARERFKVADTGFNRRLTLEGAQGPIATLILGETPRFKRLFGRPADDSAVYELDLAIADVSNRRVDWLDQGQLRLDQTQITAIEGADWRLEKDGEGWRLANAGENEPLEQDKARELVRTLANLSYRDVFAATEAPAEDASKPVLELKIELSEGESRTYRIAGLAGSEDSVLKDAKRPQAFRLSKYDLMEWVDLDRSTLIVQPEPTTGTDAQPESSAPDSPVTDETPAPGSTPPGPASDTDAD